A DNA window from Hordeum vulgare subsp. vulgare chromosome 1H, MorexV3_pseudomolecules_assembly, whole genome shotgun sequence contains the following coding sequences:
- the LOC123440615 gene encoding putative E3 ubiquitin-protein ligase LIN-1, with translation MTDIYMCFRTASVLYILHSSNTHTSMDRCFQLGKSAGSVIPRWRSASEETTAQWIGHEERSAASVSNFGGHGGFAELKDFLSCADQEFQEDAKGSSDSRCLHEMLEEAQSDSPLSFYSHIDSSEASDGEQAAVHDKGRSAKIMPVDAEFVPSKLHERSCHEKSLAWCTSPENAMIYAPESPLYIVEDTEMQPNNLQLSRSQGALNNLSNSVFDLHNADSYAVSNYYNKDDISPQCTPRHDLRCFSNFSTKFIKRSALSDLVSRGSMSRKFKAFSNSDDWSDASSRRGNNSQVDFLERFEKAVSKLLVSDGLESCLDASSEVTTIWQLLSHTSEVRHKPSVRQDILEQLFDSISTDKKDKVIRASVYVLVLMISEDRNVMRDIKRKDFYLSNLATVLKRDVHEAVILIYLLDPSPSEIKNLELLPSLLHVACNTATQKWPTLLPLTPTSASIALIEILVTAFDYVTNNVHLATISSPPILSKLVDVAKNNNLEEGVALAAILVRCVRLSGNCKKFLSQATPVEPFLHLLRRKEQHVKFAALEYFHEILQIPRSSAISLLQKIRQLGGIAIMHTLVACLHQTEPEQRVLAANLLLQLDMLENPNGRSVFKDEAVEVLLESLSSQENFTAQALAASFLSNLGGTYSWSGESYTAAWLSKKAGLTSKSHRNMIRNIDWQDTCLQDTEISSWSNKFARAIIGIGVPFISMLAKGLQSKVKGTSHDCLVCAAWLASELASLGENDIRYYACEILLLDIVHHLHPGCELDERVLACMCVYNYTSGKGKQKLMSLSEGSRESLRRLSSFTWMAEELLQVTDYYLPRKPRVSCVHTQILEIGQPGNGAATAITFFKGQLFVGYFNGTIRAWDIKGQRAVIIREVKEHKKAVTCFALSETGQNLLSGSADKSIRVWKMAQRKLECVEVFQIKEAVQKFDIYGDKIIVLTHKNVLKFSCSARSTQTFYKNKHVKSLALSQGKAYLGCGDLSIQELDISVESKIEIRAPTRSWRISKQPISSIVVYKDWMYCAGSQVEGSAMKDWKRRCKPTMTMPIPKGTNLEAMAVVEDFIYLTCNKSPSVIQIWLREKQQKVGRLPAGSKITSIFTANDTIFCGTETGLIKAWIPL, from the exons ATGACTGATATATATATGTGCTTCAGAACAGCTTCTGTTCTCTATATACTCCATAGCAGTAACACACATACATCCATGGACAGGTGCTTTCAGCTGGGGAAATCCGCGGGCTCTGTGATTCCAAGATGGAGAAGTGCCTCTGAG GAGACGACAGCCCAATGGATCGGGCATGAGGAGAGGAGCGCGGCCTCCGTCTCCAACTTCGGCGGTCATGGTGGCTTCGCCGAGCTGAAGGATTTTCTCAGCTGCGCCGATCAGGAGTTTCAGGAAGATGCCAAGGGGAGCTCTGACAGCAGGTGCCTCCATGAGATGCTTGAGGAGGCCCAGTCCGACTCGCCGCTTTCATTCTACTCGCATATTGACTCTAGCGAAGCAAGCGACGGCGAG CAGGCGGCTGTACATGACAAAGGGAGGTCAGCAAAGATTATGCCCGTTGATGCAGAATTCGTGCCAAGTAAACTCCATGAAAG ATCATGCCACGAGAAGAGTCTAGCATGGTGCACTTCTCCTGAGAATGCAATGATATATGCTCCTGAATCTCCACTTTACATTGTCGAAGACACTGAGATGCAACCAAACAACCTACAATTAAGCAGATCACAAGGCGCACTGAACAATCTGTCAAATTCAGTCTTCGATCTGCACAATGCAGACTCATACGCCGTGTCCAACTATTATAACAAGGATGATATTTCTCCACAATGCACACCCAGGCATGACCTCAGGTGCTTCAGCAACTtctcaaccaaattcatcaagagAAGTGCTCTATCCGACCTGGTGTCTCGAGGAAGCATGAGTAGGAAATTCAAGGCTTTCTCAAACAGTGATGACTGGAGCGATGCTAGCTCGCGCCGCGGGAACAACAGTCAGGTTGATTTTCTTGAAAGATTCGAGAAGGCGGTATCAAAACTATTGGTTTCAGACGGGCTAGAAAGTTGCCTGGATGCCAGCTCAGAAGTCACAACTATATGGCAGCTGCTGAGCCATACATCTGAAGTGAGGCACAAACCGTCAGTAAGGCAAGACATCCTTGAACAACTGTTTGATAGCATTTCAACAGACAAAAAGGACAAGGTTATCAGAGCATCAGTCTATGTTCTAGTGCTTATGATATCTGAAGATAGGAATGTAATGAGAGACATCAAGAGGAAAGACTTCTATTTATCCAATTTAGCCACTGTGTTGAAGAGAGATGTGCATGAAGCGGTCATTCTGATATATTTGTTGGATCCTTCACCTTCAGAGATCAAAAACTTGGAGCTGTTACCTTCACTTCTACATGTGGCCTGTAACACCGCCACCCAAAAATGGCCTACATTGCTTCCACTGACGCCAACATCCGCATCGATAGCACTCATTGAGATCTTAGTGACAGCATTCGACTATGTAACGAATAATGTTCACTTGGCCACAATCAGCTCTCCTCCTATTCTCTCTAAGCTTGTTGATGTTGCAAAGAACAACAACTTGGAAGAAGGCGTGGCCCTGGCAGCTATTCTCGTCAGGTGTGTGCGACTTAGCGGAAACTGCAAGAAGTTTCTATCGCAGGCTACTCCAGTGGAACCTTTCCTTCACCTTCTCAGAAGGAAAGAGCAGCACGTCAAGTTTGCTGCACTTGAATACTTCCATGAGATTCTTCAGATTCCTCG GTCCTCTGCAATTTCTTTGCTACAAAAAATACGGCAGCTAGGAGGCATTGCCATTATGCATACATTGGTGGCCTGCCTCCATCAAACTGAACCTGAGCAACGGGTTTTAGCGGCTAATCTTCTCCTTCAATTGGATATGCTG GAAAACCCAAATGGAAGGAGTGTCTTCAAAGACGAAGCAGTGGAGGTCCTACTGGAATCTCTATCATCTCAAGAAAATTTCACCGCGCAAGCACTAGCAGCATCCTTTCTGTCAAATCTTGGAGGGACTTATTCCTGGTCAGGAGAATCCTATACTGCTGCATGGCTATCAAAGAAAGCAGGTCTCACCTCAAAATCTCATAGAAATATGATCAGAAACATCGACTGGCAGGATACTTGCCTTCAG GATACAGAAATAAGCTCATGGAGCAACAAATTTGCACGAGCAATTATTGGAATAGGAGTACCATTTATCAGTATGTTAGCCAAAGGATTGCAAAGCAAGGTGAAGGGAACCTCACACGACTGCCTAGTATGCGCCGCATGGCTTGCAAGTGAGCTGGCTTCCCTTGGTGAAAATGATATAAGATATTATGCTTGTGAGATCTTATTGCTTGACATAGTGCACCACCTTCATCCGGGATGTGAGCTTGATGAAAGGGTTCTAGCGTGCATGTGTGTATATAACTACACCTCTGGAAAAG GGAAGCAAAAGTTGATGAGCTTGTCAGAGGGTTCGCGAGAATCCCTTAGGAGGCTTTCATCATTCACATGGATGGCTGAGGAGTTACTTCAAGTTACAGATTACTACCTCCCTAGGAAACCA CGTGTATCATGTGTACATACGCAAATCCTAGAGATTGGCCAACCTGGCAATGGAGCAGCAACTGCTATAACATTCTTTAAAGGGCAGCTCTTTGTTGGTTACTTCAATGGCACCATCAGG GCATGGGATATAAAAGGCCAGAGAGCAGTAATCATCAGGGAGGTTAAAGAGCACAAGAAAGCAGTGACGTGTTTCGCACTATCAGAAACTGGACAAAATCTCTTGAGCGGATCAGCTGATAAATCTATTCGG GTATGGAAAATGGCACAGCGCAAGCTTGAATGTGTTGAGGTATTTCAAATAAAAGAGGCTGTACAGAAGTTTGATATTTACGGCGACAAAATTATAGTACTTACACATAAAAACGTTCTGAAG TTTTCTTGTTCAGCAAGAAGCACCCAAACATTTTACAAGAACAAGCATGTGAAATCCCTGGCTCTTTCTCAGGGCAAAGCTTACCTCGGCTGCGGAGACTTGAGTATACAG GAATTAGATATATCAGTAGAATCGAAGATTGAGATAAGAGCGCCTACAAGAAGCTGGAGAATCAGTAAGCAACCAATTAGCTCCATAGTAGTATATAAAGATTGGATGTACTGTGCtggttctcaagtggaaggatctGCCATGAAG GACTGGAAAAGGCGATGCAAGCCCACGATGACAATGCCAATACCAAAGGGAACAAATCTAGAGGCAATGGCAGTGGTGGAGGACTTCATCTACTTGACCTGCAATAAAAGCCCAAGTGTCATTCAG ATATGGTTGAGAGAGAAGCAGCAGAAAGTTGGAAGGCTGCCCGCAGGGAGCAAGATAACGAGCATCTTCACCGCAAACGACACCATTTTCTGTGGAACTGAAACTGGGTTAATCAAG GCATGGATCCCTCTGTGA